A genome region from Bombilactobacillus bombi includes the following:
- a CDS encoding MFS transporter, whose translation MFEFIKYNKTFSKVAGINLLSKIGDRLFYTAMLSMAVSLSQQNSIAVVIVSISETLPILFSFFLGTLADQKSNKVNLLINNSFIRFILYMIIGAIADYKNTLMLIFCVALLNFISDLSGNYSSALIAPFTKKLVAKKDMEQAQGLISITSQLMNVLATFLGSILLYFFQKGLVAYFNSFIFLSVCIGFLLIKKDMKLVEERIENINNKDTFKNTVTNFKFLLKDKKIFKSLCQLSLLNGFFGGLTPIFALFINNNNSLKIISNPIKISLLSGIITLSMIIGNNLSSKILKNISISLLNIISTIFLLFISISFIFNNLYLILFNSSILSLFLGIISPRFSALVINKYPTERLGGIITTTNSLLVIIPPIASIIFPSLANISLMYAYIGFFIYSLLLFLLNILIK comes from the coding sequence ATGTTTGAATTTATAAAATATAATAAGACCTTTTCTAAGGTGGCAGGAATTAATCTATTATCCAAAATAGGAGATAGACTATTTTATACAGCAATGTTATCAATGGCCGTCTCATTATCTCAACAAAACAGCATAGCTGTTGTAATCGTATCTATCTCCGAAACTTTACCAATTTTATTTAGTTTTTTTTTAGGAACATTAGCAGATCAAAAATCCAATAAAGTTAATTTATTAATTAATAATTCTTTTATAAGATTTATTTTATATATGATAATAGGAGCCATAGCAGACTATAAAAACACTTTAATGCTAATTTTCTGCGTGGCATTACTAAATTTTATTTCTGATTTATCAGGAAATTATTCATCAGCATTAATTGCACCATTTACAAAAAAATTAGTAGCCAAAAAAGATATGGAACAGGCACAAGGATTAATTAGCATAACCTCCCAACTAATGAATGTGTTGGCAACTTTTTTGGGATCTATTCTCTTATATTTCTTCCAAAAAGGATTAGTTGCTTACTTTAATTCATTTATATTTTTATCTGTATGCATAGGGTTTTTATTAATAAAGAAAGATATGAAACTAGTAGAAGAAAGAATTGAAAATATAAATAATAAAGATACATTTAAGAATACTGTAACCAATTTTAAATTTCTTTTGAAAGATAAAAAAATTTTTAAATCTCTTTGTCAATTGTCTTTATTAAATGGTTTTTTTGGTGGATTAACCCCTATTTTTGCATTATTTATTAATAATAATAATTCTCTAAAAATCATCTCTAACCCTATAAAAATATCATTATTGTCGGGGATAATTACCTTATCAATGATAATAGGAAATAATTTGAGTTCTAAAATTTTAAAAAATATTTCAATAAGTTTATTAAATATTATTTCTACTATTTTTTTGTTATTTATATCTATTTCTTTTATTTTCAATAATCTATATTTAATTTTGTTCAATTCTAGTATACTTTCACTTTTTCTGGGTATTATTTCTCCTCGTTTTTCAGCTCTGGTAATAAATAAATATCCTACTGAAAGATTAGGAGGAATTATAACTACAACTAATTCTTTATTAGTTATAATTCCTCCAATAGCCAGTATTATTTTTCCTTCTTTAGCTAATATTAGCTTGATGTATGCTTATATTGGATTTTTTATATATAGCTTATTACTTTTTTTATTAAATATTTTAATTAAGTAA
- the nagB gene encoding glucosamine-6-phosphate deaminase, producing the protein MEIIKVKDQQSGSQKAFELIAQGLQNNAHVLGLATGSTPIKLYQEMVKSNLDFSQITSINLDEYIGLDADNPQSYHYFMNQNLFQFKKFKNSYVPNGVASDIDAEIKNYDQIIADNPIDIQILGIGQNGHIGFNEPKTPFDCTTHRVQLTQSTIEANARFFTDKNDVPKEAISMGIASIMKSKHIILMAWGANKAEAIYQTVKGPISEDCPASILQNHPHATIIVDEAAASKLD; encoded by the coding sequence ATGGAAATTATCAAAGTTAAAGATCAACAAAGTGGTAGCCAAAAAGCTTTTGAACTCATTGCTCAAGGACTGCAAAATAATGCCCACGTATTGGGTCTTGCGACCGGTAGTACACCTATTAAATTATATCAAGAAATGGTTAAGAGTAATTTAGATTTTTCACAAATAACATCAATCAATTTAGATGAATATATTGGATTAGATGCCGATAACCCTCAAAGTTATCACTACTTTATGAATCAGAATTTATTCCAATTTAAAAAATTTAAAAATTCCTATGTCCCTAATGGGGTAGCTTCAGATATCGATGCCGAAATCAAAAATTATGATCAAATAATTGCTGATAATCCAATTGATATTCAAATCCTAGGCATCGGTCAAAATGGCCATATTGGTTTTAATGAACCCAAGACACCTTTTGACTGTACTACTCATCGTGTTCAGTTGACACAATCTACTATTGAAGCTAATGCACGCTTTTTTACAGACAAAAATGACGTACCTAAAGAAGCTATTTCAATGGGTATTGCTTCAATTATGAAAAGTAAACATATTATATTAATGGCTTGGGGTGCTAACAAAGCTGAGGCAATTTATCAGACTGTTAAGGGACCAATTAGTGAAGATTGTCCTGCTAGCATTTTGCAAAATCATCCACATGCAACCATCATTGTTGATGAAGCTGCTGCATCCAAATTGGATTAA